In a genomic window of Oncorhynchus keta strain PuntledgeMale-10-30-2019 chromosome 28, Oket_V2, whole genome shotgun sequence:
- the LOC118361209 gene encoding serine/threonine-protein kinase 38-like isoform X1 yields the protein MAMMGQSSCSSMSNHTKERVTMAKVTLENFYSNLIAQHEEREMRQQKLEKVMDQEGLVDEEKCIRRSQHAMKETDFLRLKRTRLGLEDFESLKVIGRGAFGEVRLVQKKDTGHVYAMKILRKADMLEKEQVGHIRAERDILVEADSLWVVKMFYSFQDKMNLYLIMEFLPGGDMMTLLMKKDTLTEESTQFYIAETVIAIDSIHQLGFIHRDIKPDNLLLDSRGHVKLSDFGLCTGLKRAHRTEFYKNLNHSLPSDFSKQTFNNMNSKRKAETWKRNRRQLAFSTVGTPDYIAPEVFMQNGYNKLCDWWSLGVIMYEMLIGYPPFCSETPQETYRKVMNWRETLTFPPEVPISEKAKALILRFCCEEEHRIGATGVEDIKGNAFFEGVDYDHIRERPAAIPIQIKSIDDTSNFDEFPDSDILQPTAAPVVSNHSEADLKNKDWVFINYTYKRFEGLTARGTIPSYMKTGKR from the exons ATGGCAATGATGGGCCAGAGTTCCTGCTCCTCGATGAGTAACCACACCAAGGAGCGCGTGACCATGGCCAAAGTAACCCTGGAGAACTTCTACAGCAACCTTATCGCCCaacatgaggagagagagatgag GCAGCAAAAGTTGGAAAAGGTGATGGACCAAGAGGGCTTGGTTGATGAAGAG AAGTGTATCCGGCGTTCTCAGCACGCCATGAAAGAGACCGACTTCCTGCGTCTCAAACGAACCCGCCTGGGCCTGGAGGACTTTGAGTCCCTCAAGGTGATTGGCCGAGGAGCTTTTGGAGAG GTGCGTCTGGTGCAGAAAAAGGACACTGGCCATGTGTACGCTATGAAGATCCTCCGTAAGGCTGACATGctggagaaggaacag GTGGGTCACATCCGTGCCGAGCGAGACATTCTGGTGGAGGCAGACAGCCTGTGGGTGGTCAAGATGTTCTACAGCTTTCAGGACAAGATGAACCTCTACCTCATCATGGAGTTCCTGCCTGGCG GTGACATGATGACCCTGCTCATGAAGAAGGATACTTTGACTGAGGAGTCAACTCAGTTCTACATCGCTGAGACAGTGATAGCCATCGACTCCATCCACCAACTAGGCTTCATCCACAGAGACATCAAACCTGACAACCTGCTACTAGACTCCAGG GGCCATGTGAAGCTGTCTGACTTTGGTTTATGCACGGGTCTGAAGAGGGCCCATCGTACGGAGTTCTACAAGAACCTCAACCACAGCCTCCCCAGTGACTTCAGTAAGCAAA CATTCAATAACATGAACTCAAAGAGGAAAGCAGAGACATGGAAGAGGAACAGGAGACAGCTG GCCTTCTCTACTGTGGGCACCCCTGACTACATCGCCCCAGAAGTCTTCATGCAGAATGGATACAACAAGCTCTGTGATTGGTGGAGCCTGGGAGTCATCATGTATGAGATGCTGATAG GCTATCCCCCGTTCTGCTCGGAGACCCCCCAGGAGACCTACAGGAAGGTGATGAACTGGCGGGAAACGCTGACCTTTCCGCCGGAAGTGCCCATCTCCGAGAAGGCCAAGGCCCTCATCCTCAGGTTTTGCTGTGAAGAGGAGCACAGGATTGGAGCGACGGGGGTGGAGGACATCAAGGGCAACGCCTTCTTCGAAGGGGTGGACTACGACCACATCAG AGAGAGGCCTGCTGCCATTCCCATCCAGATCAAAAGCATCGACGACACGTCCAACTTTGACGAGTTCCCAGACTCCGATATCCTCCAGCCAACGG CGGCCCCTGTGGTGTCTAACCATTCTGAGGCAGACCTGAAGAACAAGGACTGGGTCTTCATCAACTACACCTACAAGCGCTTCGAGGGCCTCACAGCCCGAGGGACCATCCCCTCCTACATGAAGACAGGGAAGAGATGA
- the LOC118361209 gene encoding serine/threonine-protein kinase 38-like isoform X2 — protein sequence MAMMGQSSCSSMSNHTKERVTMAKVTLENFYSNLIAQHEEREMRQQKLEKVMDQEGLVDEEKCIRRSQHAMKETDFLRLKRTRLGLEDFESLKVIGRGAFGEVRLVQKKDTGHVYAMKILRKADMLEKEQVGHIRAERDILVEADSLWVVKMFYSFQDKMNLYLIMEFLPGGDMMTLLMKKDTLTEESTQFYIAETVIAIDSIHQLGFIHRDIKPDNLLLDSRGHVKLSDFGLCTGLKRAHRTEFYKNLNHSLPSDFTFNNMNSKRKAETWKRNRRQLAFSTVGTPDYIAPEVFMQNGYNKLCDWWSLGVIMYEMLIGYPPFCSETPQETYRKVMNWRETLTFPPEVPISEKAKALILRFCCEEEHRIGATGVEDIKGNAFFEGVDYDHIRERPAAIPIQIKSIDDTSNFDEFPDSDILQPTAAPVVSNHSEADLKNKDWVFINYTYKRFEGLTARGTIPSYMKTGKR from the exons ATGGCAATGATGGGCCAGAGTTCCTGCTCCTCGATGAGTAACCACACCAAGGAGCGCGTGACCATGGCCAAAGTAACCCTGGAGAACTTCTACAGCAACCTTATCGCCCaacatgaggagagagagatgag GCAGCAAAAGTTGGAAAAGGTGATGGACCAAGAGGGCTTGGTTGATGAAGAG AAGTGTATCCGGCGTTCTCAGCACGCCATGAAAGAGACCGACTTCCTGCGTCTCAAACGAACCCGCCTGGGCCTGGAGGACTTTGAGTCCCTCAAGGTGATTGGCCGAGGAGCTTTTGGAGAG GTGCGTCTGGTGCAGAAAAAGGACACTGGCCATGTGTACGCTATGAAGATCCTCCGTAAGGCTGACATGctggagaaggaacag GTGGGTCACATCCGTGCCGAGCGAGACATTCTGGTGGAGGCAGACAGCCTGTGGGTGGTCAAGATGTTCTACAGCTTTCAGGACAAGATGAACCTCTACCTCATCATGGAGTTCCTGCCTGGCG GTGACATGATGACCCTGCTCATGAAGAAGGATACTTTGACTGAGGAGTCAACTCAGTTCTACATCGCTGAGACAGTGATAGCCATCGACTCCATCCACCAACTAGGCTTCATCCACAGAGACATCAAACCTGACAACCTGCTACTAGACTCCAGG GGCCATGTGAAGCTGTCTGACTTTGGTTTATGCACGGGTCTGAAGAGGGCCCATCGTACGGAGTTCTACAAGAACCTCAACCACAGCCTCCCCAGTGACTTCA CATTCAATAACATGAACTCAAAGAGGAAAGCAGAGACATGGAAGAGGAACAGGAGACAGCTG GCCTTCTCTACTGTGGGCACCCCTGACTACATCGCCCCAGAAGTCTTCATGCAGAATGGATACAACAAGCTCTGTGATTGGTGGAGCCTGGGAGTCATCATGTATGAGATGCTGATAG GCTATCCCCCGTTCTGCTCGGAGACCCCCCAGGAGACCTACAGGAAGGTGATGAACTGGCGGGAAACGCTGACCTTTCCGCCGGAAGTGCCCATCTCCGAGAAGGCCAAGGCCCTCATCCTCAGGTTTTGCTGTGAAGAGGAGCACAGGATTGGAGCGACGGGGGTGGAGGACATCAAGGGCAACGCCTTCTTCGAAGGGGTGGACTACGACCACATCAG AGAGAGGCCTGCTGCCATTCCCATCCAGATCAAAAGCATCGACGACACGTCCAACTTTGACGAGTTCCCAGACTCCGATATCCTCCAGCCAACGG CGGCCCCTGTGGTGTCTAACCATTCTGAGGCAGACCTGAAGAACAAGGACTGGGTCTTCATCAACTACACCTACAAGCGCTTCGAGGGCCTCACAGCCCGAGGGACCATCCCCTCCTACATGAAGACAGGGAAGAGATGA